In one window of Hymenobacter nivis DNA:
- a CDS encoding alpha/beta hydrolase family protein, with translation MAARPASAQSSAPGAGGPVRPAAVPGALDGFWKGPLKVPGGSLEVIFRFLKLTSSDYFGTLDVPLQKVSHLEVQVTQSHDTVQFYAPAAGSRFVGVLAAGGQQLVGTWQQPGFKVAMALVHSAVPVAAASTRLTPPYREENVAFGGGAAAPNLAGTFTVPAGPGPFPAVVLVSDAGVQDRNGAVDGYAPLGQLADYLTRRGVAVLRFDNRGMGQGGAPGPGPTVAELVSDAQAGLSFLRTRHEADSSRLGLIGHGEGGNVALLAAAQPLPPAFVVALAAAGLPGRELVLQQQSTTLRQLGTDNAELAAIAKRQQAVFDVIGRTPDNDLARIMVTNLLRQSDSPTDAATAQRRAAEMTTARYRYFLEFDPAANLKFVACPVLLLNGTADGFVGADANLAALEKGLKANKSLMVKKLPGVNHLFQPEPGQWPVVAGQPKPTFSPLAEETIRAWITERGPAKK, from the coding sequence TTGGCGGCTCGTCCGGCCAGCGCCCAGTCCAGTGCGCCGGGCGCCGGGGGCCCCGTGCGGCCCGCTGCCGTGCCCGGGGCCCTCGATGGCTTCTGGAAAGGCCCCCTGAAAGTGCCCGGTGGTTCGCTGGAGGTTATTTTCCGGTTCCTCAAGCTCACCAGCAGCGACTACTTTGGCACCCTCGACGTGCCCCTTCAGAAGGTGAGCCACTTGGAAGTGCAAGTGACGCAAAGCCACGATACGGTACAATTCTACGCGCCGGCCGCGGGCAGCCGCTTCGTGGGCGTGCTGGCGGCCGGGGGCCAGCAGCTGGTGGGTACCTGGCAGCAGCCCGGCTTTAAGGTGGCCATGGCGCTGGTGCACTCGGCCGTGCCGGTGGCCGCCGCCTCCACGCGTCTCACTCCGCCTTACCGCGAAGAAAACGTGGCGTTTGGTGGCGGGGCCGCGGCGCCAAACCTGGCCGGCACCTTCACGGTGCCGGCGGGCCCGGGGCCCTTCCCTGCCGTGGTACTGGTGAGCGACGCTGGCGTGCAGGACCGCAACGGCGCCGTGGACGGCTACGCCCCGCTGGGCCAGCTGGCCGACTACCTGACCCGGCGCGGGGTGGCCGTGCTGCGTTTCGACAACCGCGGCATGGGCCAGGGCGGGGCCCCCGGGCCTGGGCCTACCGTTGCCGAGCTGGTGAGCGACGCGCAGGCCGGCCTCAGCTTTTTGCGTACCCGGCACGAAGCCGACTCGTCCCGGCTCGGCCTTATCGGCCACGGCGAGGGCGGCAACGTGGCCCTGCTGGCGGCGGCCCAGCCGCTGCCGCCGGCCTTCGTGGTGGCGCTGGCCGCCGCCGGCCTGCCCGGCCGCGAGCTGGTACTTCAGCAGCAAAGCACTACGCTACGGCAGCTCGGCACCGACAATGCGGAGCTGGCCGCCATTGCCAAGCGCCAGCAAGCTGTGTTCGACGTCATCGGCCGCACGCCCGACAACGACCTGGCCCGGATAATGGTAACCAACCTGCTGCGCCAAAGCGACAGCCCCACCGATGCCGCCACCGCCCAGCGCCGCGCCGCCGAAATGACCACCGCCCGCTACCGCTACTTTCTGGAGTTTGACCCCGCCGCCAACCTCAAGTTTGTAGCCTGCCCCGTGCTGCTGCTCAACGGCACGGCCGATGGCTTCGTGGGCGCCGACGCCAACCTGGCGGCCCTGGAAAAAGGCCTCAAGGCCAACAAAAGCCTCATGGTAAAGAAACTGCCCGGCGTCAACCACCTGTTCCAGCCCGAGCCGGGGCAGTGGCCCGTGGTGGCCGGCCAGCCCAAGCCCACGTTCTCGCCCCTGGCCGAAGAAACCATCCGCGCCTGGATTACTGAGCGGGGCCCCGCCAAAAAATAG
- a CDS encoding OmpA family protein, with product MYKPFLSLVAATVLLASCQTKTSETKETLADATADTAVVARTGAPADTVGARAVDAAKGAVAAAGTAISNTWTVSKDKLKDVKFAEVNLPGIIVRGDGDYDVYTVDETVLFDTDKAAIKPSAAKALDQITGSIGQRFPKSDVRVMGYADARGTKGYNKALSEQRAEAVKNYLVTNGKIAAARLSVEPMGEAEPVATNATAAGRQENRRVEIAVRTR from the coding sequence ATGTATAAGCCCTTCCTCTCCCTCGTCGCTGCCACCGTACTGCTCGCCAGCTGCCAAACCAAAACGTCTGAAACCAAAGAAACCCTCGCCGACGCCACCGCCGACACGGCCGTAGTGGCCCGCACCGGCGCCCCCGCCGACACCGTAGGGGCCCGGGCCGTGGATGCCGCCAAGGGCGCCGTGGCCGCGGCCGGCACGGCCATCAGCAACACCTGGACGGTGAGCAAGGATAAGCTGAAAGACGTGAAATTCGCGGAGGTAAACCTGCCCGGCATCATCGTGCGCGGCGATGGTGATTACGACGTGTACACCGTGGACGAAACCGTGCTTTTCGACACCGACAAGGCCGCCATCAAGCCCAGCGCCGCCAAAGCCCTGGATCAGATTACGGGTTCCATCGGCCAGCGCTTCCCCAAAAGCGACGTGCGCGTGATGGGCTACGCCGATGCCCGCGGCACCAAGGGCTACAACAAAGCCCTGAGCGAGCAGCGCGCCGAAGCTGTGAAAAACTACCTCGTCACGAACGGTAAAATCGCCGCCGCCCGCCTGAGCGTGGAGCCCATGGGCGAAGCCGAGCCCGTGGCCACCAACGCCACCGCCGCCGGCCGCCAGGAAAACCGCCGCGTCGAAATTGCCGTGCGCACCCGCTAG
- a CDS encoding bifunctional UDP-N-acetylmuramoyl-tripeptide:D-alanyl-D-alanine ligase/alanine racemase: MLPPLLFADLPVLLGGHLLQAAAEPAAAVRHLVLDSRRAGPPAEALFVALRGPNHDGHRYLPQAYAQGVRLFVVAENAALPGGLAAYPGAGFVAVASPLGALQALAAAHRRQFAGPVWAITGSNGKTIVKEWLAQLLGPDEVICRSPRSYNSQVGVPLSVWELSPERHTLGLFEAGISEMDEMAKLAAIIQPTEGVFTTLGTAHDAGFASEAEKLREKLRLFEGPQFRRLYYCADQGPVREAVAALALPGFGWTRHDAPGAALRFRVAPAGPGRTAVRARAGTLGPRADFVLPFADEPSVENALHGLAVLLARGVAPAEIQRRLARLQPVAMRLEMKQGRHDSYLLDDTYNNDLAGLALALAALGRQARPGRRTLILSDVLESGLTGPALYARVGALLPAHGVTRLVGIGPEISSQLSVINEQLTDANERLIVNNEPTENRPLITDNYSLLTEFYPSTEAFLAQLNPADFAHETILVKGARRFGFERIVVALQAQQHGTVLEVNLDALSHNLQHFRQQLRPGTKLMVMVKAFAYGAGSYEVASLLEFQRADYLAVAYADEGIALREAGIGLPIMVMNPSSDAFELLRRHRLEPEIYSFELLHEYLATFLATFPATDAPIPSFTNPPIHIKLDTGMRRLGFEEADVPALGALLRQHRARLPVAGIMTHLAAADDPAHDDFTRQQLAAFGRMAGALEEALGRPVLKHALNSAGIRRFPEAQLDMVRLGIGLYGVDASGLDANALRPVSTLRTTISQIKTLPAGATVGYGRRGTATAAARRIATLAIGYADGYDRRFSSGAGVVLVHGQRAPVVGSVAMDMCMVDVTDIPAARAGDVAVVFGAELPLPMLAARIGTIAYELLTNVSERVKRVFVTE, from the coding sequence GTGCTACCTCCCTTGCTTTTCGCTGATCTGCCGGTCCTGCTGGGCGGCCACCTGTTGCAGGCCGCCGCTGAGCCGGCCGCTGCCGTGCGCCACCTGGTGCTCGATAGCCGCCGCGCCGGACCGCCCGCCGAGGCCCTGTTCGTCGCCCTGCGGGGGCCCAACCACGACGGCCACCGCTACCTGCCGCAGGCCTACGCCCAGGGTGTGCGCCTGTTTGTGGTAGCGGAGAACGCCGCGCTGCCCGGCGGCCTGGCGGCGTACCCGGGGGCGGGGTTCGTGGCGGTGGCCAGTCCGTTGGGAGCCCTGCAAGCGCTGGCCGCGGCGCACCGCCGGCAGTTTGCGGGGCCCGTGTGGGCCATCACGGGCTCGAATGGCAAGACCATCGTGAAGGAGTGGCTAGCCCAGCTTTTGGGCCCCGACGAGGTGATTTGCCGCTCGCCGCGCTCCTACAATTCGCAGGTGGGCGTGCCGCTGAGCGTGTGGGAGTTAAGTCCTGAGCGCCACACGCTGGGCCTGTTTGAGGCCGGTATTTCGGAAATGGACGAAATGGCGAAACTGGCCGCCATCATCCAGCCCACCGAGGGCGTGTTTACCACCCTCGGCACGGCCCACGACGCCGGCTTTGCCTCCGAAGCCGAGAAGCTGCGCGAGAAGCTGCGGCTGTTTGAGGGCCCCCAGTTCCGGCGCCTCTACTACTGCGCCGACCAGGGCCCTGTGCGCGAAGCCGTGGCCGCCCTGGCCTTGCCCGGCTTCGGCTGGACGCGCCACGATGCGCCCGGTGCGGCCCTGCGCTTCCGGGTGGCGCCGGCCGGCCCGGGCCGCACCGCCGTGAGGGCGCGCGCCGGCACGCTGGGGCCCCGGGCCGATTTCGTGTTGCCCTTCGCCGACGAGCCCTCCGTCGAAAACGCCCTGCACGGGCTGGCCGTGCTGCTGGCCCGCGGCGTAGCCCCGGCCGAAATCCAGCGCCGCCTGGCCCGCCTCCAGCCCGTGGCCATGCGCCTCGAAATGAAGCAGGGCCGCCACGACTCGTACCTGCTCGACGACACCTATAATAACGACCTCGCCGGCCTGGCCCTGGCCCTGGCCGCGCTCGGCCGCCAGGCCCGCCCCGGCCGCCGTACCCTCATCCTCAGCGACGTGCTCGAATCAGGCCTGACGGGCCCCGCGCTCTACGCCCGCGTGGGGGCCCTGCTGCCCGCCCATGGCGTGACGCGCCTGGTGGGCATCGGCCCGGAGATTTCTAGTCAGTTATCAGTTATCAATGAGCAGTTAACAGATGCTAATGAGCGGTTAATAGTGAATAATGAGCCAACTGAGAACCGGCCGTTGATAACTGATAACTACTCACTGTTAACTGAATTCTACCCCAGCACCGAGGCCTTCCTGGCCCAGCTCAACCCGGCCGATTTTGCCCACGAAACCATTCTGGTGAAGGGCGCGCGCCGCTTCGGCTTCGAGCGCATTGTGGTGGCGTTGCAGGCGCAGCAGCACGGCACGGTGCTCGAAGTGAACCTCGACGCGCTGAGCCACAACCTCCAGCACTTCCGCCAGCAGCTGCGGCCGGGCACCAAGCTGATGGTGATGGTCAAGGCCTTTGCCTACGGCGCGGGCTCTTACGAAGTGGCCAGCCTGCTCGAATTTCAGCGGGCCGACTACCTGGCCGTGGCCTACGCCGACGAGGGCATTGCCCTGCGCGAGGCCGGCATCGGCCTGCCCATCATGGTGATGAACCCGTCTTCCGACGCCTTTGAGCTGCTGCGCCGCCACCGCCTGGAGCCGGAAATCTACTCCTTCGAGCTGCTCCACGAGTACCTGGCCACCTTCCTGGCCACCTTCCCGGCCACCGACGCACCGATTCCCTCCTTCACCAACCCACCGATTCATATCAAGCTCGACACCGGCATGCGCCGCCTGGGCTTCGAGGAGGCCGATGTGCCGGCGCTGGGGGCCCTGCTGCGCCAGCACCGCGCCCGCCTGCCGGTGGCCGGCATTATGACGCACCTGGCCGCGGCCGACGACCCCGCCCACGACGATTTTACCCGCCAGCAGCTGGCCGCGTTCGGCCGCATGGCGGGGGCCCTGGAGGAAGCCCTGGGCCGCCCCGTGCTGAAGCACGCCCTGAACTCGGCCGGCATCCGGCGTTTCCCAGAGGCGCAGCTCGACATGGTGCGGCTCGGTATTGGCCTCTACGGCGTGGACGCCAGCGGCCTGGACGCCAATGCCCTGCGCCCGGTGAGTACGCTGCGCACCACCATCTCGCAAATCAAAACTCTGCCGGCCGGGGCCACCGTGGGCTATGGCCGCCGGGGCACGGCTACCGCGGCCGCGCGGCGCATTGCCACCCTGGCCATCGGCTACGCCGACGGCTACGACCGACGCTTCAGCAGCGGGGCGGGCGTGGTGCTGGTGCACGGGCAACGTGCGCCGGTGGTGGGCTCGGTGGCGATGGATATGTGCATGGTGGACGTGACTGATATCCCCGCGGCGCGGGCTGGCGACGTGGCCGTGGTATTCGGCGCGGAGCTGCCGCTGCCGATGCTGGCGGCCCGCATCGGCACCATTGCCTACGAGCTGCTCACCAACGTGAGCGAGCGGGTGAAACGGGTGTTCGTAACGGAATAA
- a CDS encoding DUF5602 domain-containing protein: MKNLWLCASLALLLGACAKDDSSQPSTQTAPAVAMGNGKANTWVNLDAQGNPTALGFTISKGALDQLPATLPGTEYMLALPDAATQKTPFRHVMIDWNPLGHEPAGIYDVPHFDFHFYMMPMAEVMQIPPYAVNPTGFDKVPAAAYLPAGYVRNPGGVPAMGAHWSDVSSPELHGQPFTKTFVYGTYNGHVTFWEPMVALSYLRTNPTLEQDIKQPAQYETPGYYPTHFSILAKPDGSYEVSLSNFVKR, from the coding sequence ATGAAAAACCTGTGGTTATGCGCCAGCCTTGCCCTGTTGCTCGGCGCGTGCGCGAAAGACGATTCCAGCCAGCCCAGTACCCAAACGGCCCCCGCCGTGGCCATGGGCAACGGCAAGGCCAACACCTGGGTCAACCTCGACGCGCAGGGCAACCCCACGGCCCTGGGCTTCACGATCAGCAAGGGGGCCCTCGACCAGTTGCCGGCCACCCTGCCGGGCACGGAGTACATGCTGGCCCTGCCCGACGCCGCCACCCAAAAAACCCCGTTTCGGCACGTCATGATTGACTGGAACCCGCTGGGCCACGAGCCGGCCGGCATCTACGACGTGCCGCACTTCGACTTTCACTTCTACATGATGCCGATGGCCGAAGTGATGCAGATTCCGCCCTACGCCGTGAATCCAACCGGCTTCGATAAGGTGCCGGCCGCTGCCTACCTGCCCGCCGGCTACGTGCGAAACCCCGGCGGCGTGCCCGCCATGGGGGCCCACTGGAGCGACGTGAGCAGCCCGGAGCTGCACGGGCAGCCCTTCACCAAAACCTTCGTTTATGGTACCTACAACGGCCACGTCACCTTCTGGGAGCCCATGGTGGCCCTGAGCTACCTGCGCACCAACCCCACGCTGGAGCAGGACATCAAGCAGCCGGCGCAGTACGAAACGCCCGGCTACTACCCCACGCACTTCAGCATCCTGGCCAAGCCCGACGGCAGCTACGAGGTATCGCTCAGCAACTTCGTGAAGCGGTAA
- a CDS encoding hydrogen peroxide-inducible genes activator produces the protein MNLQQLTYLVALDTHRSFGLAAEKSFVTQPALSVQVQKLEDELGVLLFDRNKKGAEPTAVGVKVIAQARQVLREAQQLRELVQVEKGEMVGELRLGVIPTLAPYLVPRFLVGLTTAYPQLQVRVEELRSEEIMVQLKDHRLDVGLLVTPLDDRQLRELPVLEEPFLAYVSASHPLAGKARIEAADLKAPGMWLMQQGHCFRHQVLNLCAATTDPNAHVTYESGSIETLMELVRRHQGYTLVPELAVLDEVDTNPLVKRFVDPQPVREVSLVVHHGFVRVPLLTALRQLILESVPERLWAGQSGAKVRWR, from the coding sequence ATGAACCTGCAACAACTCACCTACCTCGTGGCCCTCGACACGCACCGCAGCTTTGGGCTGGCGGCCGAAAAAAGCTTCGTGACCCAGCCCGCCCTCAGCGTGCAGGTGCAGAAGCTGGAAGACGAGCTGGGCGTGCTCCTGTTCGATCGCAATAAGAAGGGCGCCGAGCCCACAGCCGTGGGCGTGAAGGTGATAGCCCAGGCCCGGCAGGTGCTGCGCGAGGCCCAGCAGCTGCGCGAGCTGGTACAGGTGGAGAAGGGCGAAATGGTGGGCGAACTGCGCCTGGGCGTCATCCCCACGCTGGCGCCTTACCTGGTGCCGCGCTTTTTGGTGGGCCTCACCACGGCCTACCCGCAACTGCAAGTGCGGGTGGAGGAGTTGCGCTCGGAGGAAATTATGGTGCAGCTCAAGGACCACCGCCTCGATGTGGGCCTGCTCGTGACGCCCCTCGACGACCGCCAGCTGCGCGAGCTGCCCGTGCTGGAGGAGCCGTTCCTGGCCTACGTTTCGGCCAGCCACCCGCTGGCCGGCAAGGCCCGGATCGAGGCCGCCGACCTCAAGGCCCCCGGCATGTGGCTGATGCAGCAGGGCCACTGCTTCCGCCACCAGGTACTGAACCTGTGCGCCGCCACCACCGACCCCAACGCCCATGTAACCTACGAGAGCGGCTCCATCGAAACGCTGATGGAGCTGGTGCGCCGCCACCAGGGCTACACGCTGGTGCCCGAGCTGGCCGTACTCGACGAGGTAGACACGAACCCGCTGGTGAAGCGCTTCGTCGACCCCCAGCCCGTGCGCGAGGTGAGCCTGGTGGTGCACCACGGATTCGTGCGCGTGCCCCTGCTCACGGCCCTGCGCCAGCTCATCCTGGAGAGCGTACCCGAGCGCCTGTGGGCCGGGCAGTCGGGCGCCAAAGTGCGCTGGCGGTAG
- a CDS encoding serine hydrolase domain-containing protein: MRKLWQRLLLAVLFSPATCVCAQQLPKGLDSLFYGKQGIHTRYPDLGLSIGVVRGPATAYYALGNTQPLQGVPLDSTTLFEIGSVTKTFTALLLAYEQEAGKLPKGAYLESLLPATVSLRPGLRHRVTLTAMASHQSGLPNLSNDRYIQALIDKDSVQPFHSVSRDYLFKILRETDSLQAPGTYHYNNFAFSLLGTLLAQRAGRSYGDLVQQRIAQPLGLRTTGLTYQTAHIAGRFTTKGEVRPAIVINAVAPAGGLKSNVVDLVRYVRAQLKPPAGLLGRAIIRTQQPVYHDSTITMGLAWEIRQLAGHRVYQKDGDTFGNSSLVRFDRDRQVGVIILANHQDAKAVAEAGDLVYQYLLLNQPL; this comes from the coding sequence ATGCGAAAACTCTGGCAACGACTGCTCCTAGCAGTACTATTTTCCCCGGCTACCTGTGTTTGCGCGCAGCAGCTACCTAAGGGACTAGATTCTTTATTCTACGGCAAGCAAGGCATCCACACCCGGTACCCCGACCTTGGCCTTAGCATTGGGGTAGTACGCGGTCCGGCAACCGCCTACTACGCGCTCGGCAATACCCAACCACTGCAAGGCGTGCCACTAGATAGTACCACCCTGTTTGAAATAGGCTCTGTTACTAAAACATTCACTGCTTTACTGTTAGCTTATGAACAAGAAGCTGGAAAATTACCAAAGGGCGCTTATTTAGAATCCCTGCTTCCAGCCACTGTTTCCTTGCGACCAGGCTTGCGGCACCGCGTTACCCTTACCGCTATGGCCTCGCACCAATCCGGGCTGCCGAACCTAAGCAATGACCGTTACATTCAAGCCCTTATTGACAAAGACTCGGTACAGCCTTTTCACTCAGTAAGCCGCGATTACCTATTTAAAATATTGCGCGAGACTGATTCACTCCAAGCACCCGGTACCTACCATTATAATAATTTTGCCTTTTCTCTGCTGGGGACTTTGTTGGCGCAACGTGCGGGACGCTCCTACGGTGACCTCGTTCAGCAACGTATTGCGCAACCTTTGGGCCTGCGCACCACGGGGTTAACGTACCAAACGGCTCACATCGCGGGCCGATTTACGACTAAGGGAGAAGTCCGGCCCGCGATTGTCATTAACGCAGTGGCTCCGGCTGGCGGACTCAAATCGAACGTGGTCGATTTGGTCCGCTACGTGCGTGCGCAGCTAAAACCACCTGCTGGTCTTCTAGGCCGGGCCATCATACGCACCCAACAACCAGTTTACCACGATAGTACCATCACGATGGGGTTGGCTTGGGAGATTCGTCAACTAGCGGGCCACCGCGTGTATCAAAAGGATGGGGATACCTTCGGCAACTCGTCGCTGGTCCGATTCGACCGTGACCGACAAGTAGGCGTCATCATCCTGGCCAATCACCAGGATGCGAAAGCGGTGGCAGAAGCGGGCGACTTAGTGTACCAGTACCTGCTGTTAAACCAACCGTTATAA
- a CDS encoding ArnT family glycosyltransferase encodes MSSFTLWFQQRPWALMVLCLLALGPALFIHLGLLPLQVDEPIRALVALELKDSGNYFVSTLQGVYYYNKPPLYNWLLLGLFNLTGSQSELVVRLPTVLSLLGYAATLFVVVRRYLGPRLGFVAAFAFITCGRMLFYDAFQGLIDTLHAWITYLGFAAVFYFAEKGQWRRLFVLTYALTAVGFMLKGLPSIAFQGITLAVFCWYSKNFKRLFSGAHFLGIGVFVAIVGSYFLVYSRYNSLHDYFYTLWDQSSQRTVAEQPLFKSIVHVLTYPFDFLGWFAPWTLLVVCLVRRGWWQTIQAHPFLKFNAAIFLALTPIFWLSPATIPRYLFPLIPLLITVMIYFYDHYQAQGPWQNRVVDGVLLFVLSVVALALLAPPFIPRIADVPGLYWKSALVFGALVGLAYLYHTLPVQRLVVLCAYLLCLRVGFNWFVLPARYKTNDIVPYRAASIRVGQLTKGQSLYVYKDSRLDNDEAFYITRERGAITRALPAPTDMGAYYLAEDCYLEGRRYHRFFDFVIDRRIHLNLVRFDDAEPAPGQGPQNCPPADYLDPTYHR; translated from the coding sequence ATGTCGTCGTTTACCCTATGGTTTCAGCAGCGCCCGTGGGCGCTGATGGTGCTGTGCTTGCTGGCGCTGGGCCCGGCGCTGTTCATCCACCTGGGGCTGCTGCCGCTGCAAGTGGATGAGCCGATTCGGGCCCTGGTGGCGCTGGAGCTGAAGGACTCAGGAAACTACTTCGTATCGACGCTGCAAGGCGTGTATTATTACAACAAGCCGCCACTGTACAACTGGCTGCTGCTGGGGCTGTTCAACCTCACCGGGAGCCAGTCGGAGCTGGTGGTGCGGCTGCCCACGGTGCTCTCGCTGCTGGGCTACGCAGCCACGCTGTTCGTGGTGGTGCGGCGGTATTTGGGGCCCCGGCTGGGGTTTGTGGCGGCGTTTGCGTTCATCACCTGCGGGCGGATGCTGTTCTACGACGCCTTCCAAGGCCTCATCGACACGCTGCACGCCTGGATCACCTACCTGGGCTTCGCGGCCGTGTTTTACTTCGCCGAGAAGGGGCAGTGGCGGCGGCTGTTTGTGCTCACCTACGCCCTCACGGCGGTGGGCTTCATGCTGAAAGGGCTACCCTCCATTGCGTTCCAGGGCATTACGCTAGCGGTTTTTTGCTGGTACTCGAAGAACTTCAAGCGGCTGTTTTCGGGGGCCCACTTCCTGGGCATCGGCGTGTTTGTGGCCATCGTGGGTAGCTACTTTCTAGTGTACAGCCGCTACAACTCGCTGCACGACTACTTCTACACCCTCTGGGACCAGTCGAGCCAGCGCACGGTGGCCGAGCAACCACTCTTCAAGTCCATTGTGCATGTGCTCACCTATCCGTTTGATTTCCTGGGCTGGTTTGCGCCCTGGACCTTGCTGGTGGTGTGCCTGGTGCGCCGGGGCTGGTGGCAAACCATTCAGGCCCACCCGTTTCTGAAGTTCAACGCCGCCATCTTCCTGGCCCTGACGCCCATTTTCTGGCTCTCGCCGGCCACCATTCCGCGCTACCTGTTCCCGCTCATCCCGCTGCTTATCACGGTGATGATCTACTTCTACGACCACTACCAGGCCCAGGGCCCCTGGCAAAACCGGGTGGTCGACGGCGTGCTGCTCTTCGTGCTTTCGGTGGTGGCCCTGGCGCTGCTCGCGCCGCCGTTCATCCCCCGCATTGCCGACGTGCCGGGCCTGTACTGGAAGTCGGCGCTGGTATTTGGGGCCCTGGTGGGGCTGGCCTACCTCTACCACACGCTGCCGGTGCAGCGGCTGGTGGTGCTGTGCGCCTACCTGCTGTGCCTGCGGGTGGGCTTCAACTGGTTTGTACTACCGGCGCGCTACAAAACCAACGACATCGTGCCCTACCGGGCCGCCAGCATTCGGGTGGGCCAACTCACTAAAGGCCAGTCGTTGTACGTGTACAAAGACTCGCGCCTCGACAACGACGAGGCCTTCTACATCACCCGCGAGCGGGGCGCCATCACCCGCGCCCTGCCCGCCCCCACCGATATGGGGGCCTACTACTTAGCCGAGGATTGCTACCTCGAAGGCCGCCGCTATCACCGGTTTTTCGACTTCGTAATTGACCGCCGCATCCATCTCAACCTGGTCAGGTTCGACGACGCCGAACCCGCCCCCGGCCAGGGGCCCCAGAACTGCCCCCCCGCCGATTACCTGGACCCCACCTACCACCGGTAG
- a CDS encoding lysylphosphatidylglycerol synthase transmembrane domain-containing protein, with protein sequence MPFLSHRPKLRQALILGAKLAFVVGAFYFVFQHISVRDVRRVLATAQPGWLALAAGLFALSKWLSARRLNYFFRAISVPLSEGENLRLYWLGMYYNLFLPGGIGGDGYKVYLLRQRFPGKTTALVRALLLDRVSGVLALGVLAGVLLAFVPAVPLPWRGLVLAGVPVGVAASYWASGRFFPEFQPLFGRAGWLGLGVQGAQVLCAWAILAGTGTTSQVIDYLVVFLVSSVVAVLPLTVGGIGAREVTFVLGAQVLHLDAAVSVTVSLTFYLITAAVALPGVVFSFKAGKPS encoded by the coding sequence ATGCCCTTCCTCTCCCACCGCCCGAAGCTGCGCCAGGCCCTCATTCTGGGGGCCAAGCTGGCGTTTGTGGTGGGGGCATTTTACTTTGTCTTCCAGCACATTAGCGTGCGTGATGTGCGGCGGGTGCTGGCCACGGCGCAGCCGGGGTGGCTGGCGCTGGCGGCGGGGCTATTTGCACTATCGAAGTGGCTGTCGGCGCGGCGGCTAAACTACTTTTTCCGGGCCATCAGCGTACCGCTGTCGGAGGGCGAAAACCTGCGCCTGTACTGGCTGGGGATGTACTACAACCTGTTTTTGCCCGGCGGCATCGGCGGCGACGGCTACAAGGTGTACCTGCTGCGCCAGCGCTTCCCCGGCAAAACCACGGCCCTGGTGCGCGCCCTGCTCCTCGACCGGGTGAGCGGGGTGCTGGCCCTGGGCGTGCTGGCGGGCGTGCTGCTGGCCTTCGTGCCGGCCGTGCCGCTGCCCTGGCGGGGGCTGGTGCTGGCGGGGGTGCCGGTGGGCGTGGCGGCTAGCTACTGGGCCAGCGGCCGTTTCTTCCCCGAGTTCCAGCCGCTGTTCGGGCGGGCGGGGTGGCTGGGGCTGGGCGTGCAGGGGGCCCAGGTGCTGTGCGCGTGGGCCATCCTGGCGGGCACGGGCACCACTAGCCAAGTCATTGATTACCTGGTAGTCTTCCTCGTGTCGTCGGTGGTGGCGGTGCTGCCGCTCACGGTGGGCGGCATCGGGGCCCGGGAGGTCACCTTCGTGCTGGGGGCCCAGGTGCTGCACCTGGATGCGGCTGTGTCGGTCACGGTCAGCCTCACGTTCTACCTCATCACGGCGGCGGTGGCGCTGCCCGGGGTGGTGTTTAGCTTCAAGGCCGGCAAACCAAGCTGA
- a CDS encoding carbohydrate deacetylase → MRRLIINCDDYGWDAPATAAIQELAAQRCISSTTVMANLATDADLRALGGLQAHISTGLHLNLIDGAPLSRASVVRTLLGPDGQFFKGQQLLARFLSGRVRVGELETEVVAQLARLARFDVPVSHADSHQHQHLYPALGPVLTGILRRHGIRRLRRWSSQPGYALRGQLLNAFGVASRYGLRGFQSPNALVADFSAAQDATLPLFVQGLARAFRRGPVVEFMTHPGLANRATSYLNRVAEYEFWRDGAWPEYLVENEIQLVRYDEL, encoded by the coding sequence ATGCGCCGGCTCATCATCAACTGCGACGACTACGGCTGGGACGCGCCCGCCACCGCTGCCATCCAGGAGCTGGCTGCGCAGCGCTGCATCAGCAGCACCACCGTGATGGCCAACCTGGCCACCGACGCCGATCTGCGTGCCCTGGGGGGCCTGCAAGCGCACATCTCCACCGGCCTGCACCTCAACCTGATAGATGGGGCCCCGCTGAGCCGCGCCTCCGTTGTGCGCACGCTGCTGGGGCCCGACGGGCAGTTTTTCAAAGGCCAGCAGCTGCTGGCGCGCTTCCTCAGCGGCCGGGTGCGGGTGGGCGAGCTGGAAACCGAAGTAGTGGCCCAGCTGGCCCGCCTGGCGCGGTTCGACGTCCCGGTTTCGCACGCCGACAGCCACCAGCATCAACACCTGTACCCGGCGCTGGGGCCCGTGCTCACGGGCATTTTGCGGCGGCACGGCATCCGCCGTCTGCGCCGCTGGAGCAGCCAGCCCGGCTATGCCCTGCGCGGCCAGCTGCTGAACGCCTTCGGCGTAGCCTCGCGCTACGGCCTGCGCGGGTTTCAATCGCCGAATGCGCTGGTAGCCGACTTTTCGGCCGCCCAGGATGCTACGCTGCCGTTGTTTGTCCAGGGCTTGGCGCGGGCCTTCCGCCGGGGCCCCGTGGTGGAGTTTATGACCCACCCGGGCCTTGCCAACCGCGCAACCTCGTACCTGAACCGCGTGGCGGAATACGAGTTTTGGCGCGACGGCGCGTGGCCCGAATACTTGGTGGAGAATGAGATACAGCTGGTGCGCTACGACGAGCTGTAG